A genome region from Carya illinoinensis cultivar Pawnee chromosome 2, C.illinoinensisPawnee_v1, whole genome shotgun sequence includes the following:
- the LOC122296866 gene encoding probable NAD(P)H dehydrogenase (quinone) FQR1-like 2, whose translation MGKGGGCVPSKKKVPSAVAAADAQSGSRNAPIPVEDEPHGAEPNATVETTTSGPIAKLKIFIVFYSMYGHVEGLARRMKKGVDGVDGVEGVLYRVSETLPSEVLEQMKAPPKDDGIPEITAAELAAADGLLFGFPTRYGCMAAQMKAFFDSTGQLWKEQKLAGKPAGFFVSTGTQGGGQETTAWSAITQLAHHGMLFVPIGYTFGAGMFKMDSIRGGSPYGAGVFAGDGTREPSETELAIAEHQGKYMAAVLKRLNIA comes from the exons ATGGGAAAGGGAGGCGGCTGTGTTCCAAGCAAGAAGAAAGTACCTTCAGCCGTCGCTGCTGCCGATGCCCAGAGTGGCTCGAGGAACGCGCCGATCCCGGTCGAGGACGAACCCCATGGCGCTGAGCCAAACGCCACTGTCGAAACTACGACCTCCGGTCCAATTGCAAAGCTGAAAATCTTCATAGTCTTCTACTCgatgtacggacacgtggaaggCCTGGCCCGGAGGATGAAGAAAGGTGTGGATGGGGTCGACGGCGTCGAGGGAGTTCTTTACAGGGTTTCGGAGACGTTGCCGAGCGAGGTGTTGGAGCAGATGAAGGCGCCGCCCAAGGATGACGGGATCCCGGAGATAACGGCGGCGGAGCTGGCTGCGGCCGATGGGCTTCTTTTCGGGTTTCCGACGAGGTACGGGTGCATGGCCGCGCAAATGAAGGCGTTCTTTGACTCGACGGGGCAGCTCTGGAAAGAGCAGAAGCTCGCGGGTAAGCCGGCAGGCTTCTTCGTTAGCACGGGCACCCAAGGAGGCGGCCAAGAAACCACTGC TTGGTCAGCAATCACCCAGTTAGCGCACCATGGAATGCTGTTTGTTCCCATTGGGTACACTTTCGGAGCTGGGATGTTCAAGATGGACTCAATTCGAGGGGGTTCACCATATGGTGCTGGAGTTTTTGCTGGAGATGGCACAAGAGAGCCTAGCGAGACAGAATTGGCAATCGCGGAGCATCAGGGCAAGTATATGGCTGCAGTACTCAAGAGGCTCAACATTGCATGA